A region from the Mercenaria mercenaria strain notata chromosome 7, MADL_Memer_1, whole genome shotgun sequence genome encodes:
- the LOC123554709 gene encoding uncharacterized protein LOC123554709 isoform X1: MIMDVVADTSKIQSVTDQKCNELFQVKRCFLFILICTTIGEMGTLLGLVGHWRVLREDIMSPRQQRMCLPLHRFALADDEEANEQCPGKLKKRLDKKKKSSICCGTLSDVLDKLSDKGVMEKYNSVANPEMSSLNLTNYKCEATNKKQPKAHLVDISEDKKPVSVGMPSKLLWNTDPPSYANSGLRYSKDDGTIYVEKTGHYYISSQLKTRIAKANDTDETLDSIFRHYVHLIRNKGTEGVILEDAKSQCEMASDVSESTSVLGAVFRLEDGDRLYVSTSHPQNIISDKHNNYFSVFSLLDFK; encoded by the exons atgaTTATGGATGTGGTAGCTGATACCTCAAAGATTCAATCAGTTACAGATCAAAAATGCAATGAACTATTTCAG gtcaaaagatgttttctttttattctcaTTTGTACAACCATCGGCGAAATGGGTACTCTACTTGGACTGGTTGGACACTGGCGAGTATTACGGGAGGACATTATGAGCCCTAGACAGCAACGGATGTGTCTGCCATTGCACAGATTCGCTCTGGCAGATGACGAGGAAGCAAACGAACAATGTCCCGGTAAACTTAAAAAGAGGttagacaaaaagaaaaaatcaagcATTTGCTGCGGGACTTTGAGTGATGTGCttgacaaactttctgacaag GGTGTCATGGAAAAATATAATAGTGTCGCAAATCCTG AAATGAGTTCACTGAACCTGACGAATTATAAATGCGAGGCAACCAACAAGAAGCAACCAAAGGCACATCTTGTGGATATTTCAGAAGATAAAAAGCCAG TTTCAGTGGGGATGCCATCAAAGTTACTATGGAATACTGACCCACCGTCTTATGCAAATTCAGGGTTGAGGTATTCAAAAGATGATGGAACAATATATGTAGAAAAGACTGGTCATTATTACATATCGTCACAATTGAAAACAAGAATTGCGAAAGCGAATGATACAGATGAAACTTTAGACAGCATCTTTAGACATTACGTGCATTTAATCAGAAACAAAGGGACGGAGGGAGTAATACTTGAAGATGCAAAATCCCAGTGTGAAATGGCATCAGATGTTTCTGAAAGTACAAGCGTCCTTGGCGCTGTGTTCCGTCTCGAGGACGGGGATCGACTGTATGTGTCTACTTCTCATCCTCAAAATATTATTTCTGACAAACACAATAATTACTTCAGTGTGTTCAGCCTTTTAGATTTTAAGTGA
- the LOC123554709 gene encoding uncharacterized protein LOC123554709 isoform X2: MCSSNSSAALATLNLQLQSMNFILKALIACSTLCLSILLVLSLCWRSKRTAQLHNVEPQYCYMDEGSVIGENKASWLKELIIKNDKNTKEKNNCDKVSAMLERSVKKIIGEKYNSDTNPEYVSLSLKQFNCTYSNREEAQLHLKQITSHAKPVPGKATKVFWKSGVSSGNGIQHLQTEGAIYVRKSGKYYISSQLTTRAENDTVIDETDQTINHVLNIISYNEGCERILLEHVKSMCEMAVGHAGWTSHIGAVFHLEEHDRIYVATSRPYNLVSGPGSNHFSIHKI; encoded by the exons ATGTGCAGTAGTAATAGCTCGGCGGCACTTGCTACCCTAAATCTCCAG TTACAGTCAATGAATTTCATCCTTAAGGCATTAATCGCTTGCTCAACACTTTGTTTGAGTATTCTGCTCGTTCTTTCTTTGTGTTGGCGTTCAAAGAGGACAGCGCAGCTACACAATGTAGAACCTCAGTATTGCTATATGGATGAAGGTTCTGTCATAGGCGAGAACAAAGCAAGCTGGCTAAAAGAACTGATAATCAAAAATGACAAGAATACAAAGGAGAAAAACAACTGCGATAAAGTCAGTGCAATGCTGGAAAGAAGTGTTAAAAAG ATAATAGGAGAAAAATACAACAGTGATACTAACCCAG AGTATGTTTCGCTCAGTCTTAAACAGTTTAATTGTACATATTCGAATAGAGAAGAAGCACAACTGCACCTGAAGCAAATTACTTCTCATGCTAAGCCAG TTCCAGGAAAAGCAACGAAAGTTTTTTGGAAGTCAGGTGTAAGTTCAGGGAATGGAATACAACATTTACAGACAGAAGGCGCAATTTATGTACGCAAATCAGGGAAGTATTACATATCTTCTCAACTGACCACAAGAGCAGAAAATGACACCGTTATAGACGAAACAGATCAGACGATTAaccatgttttaaacattatctCGTACAACGAAGGCTGTGAGCGAATTCTCCTAGAACACGTAAAATCAATGTGCGAAATGGCTGTTGGACATGCAGGTTGGACAAGTCACATAGGAGCTGTATTTCATCTTGAAGAACATGATCGAATTTATGTTGCTACTTCACGCCCCTACAACCTTGTGTCTGGTCCCGGAAGTAATCATTTTAGTATTCATAAAATATAA
- the LOC128558783 gene encoding putative protein TPRXL, with protein sequence MAEIGQETSDMSQDSNSLTASSTTSSSSSVDEQPPLTPQSTIDSNQDSNAPTASSTPSSSSSDNEQAPMSTESTLDSNQDSNAPTASSTPSSSSSVDEQTPMSPQSTLDPNEDSHSPTAPSTPSSSSSIDSSQVSSSDNDVQSSDKGYNFRNEDFNHMSEFNTERKETSSSGSPASIQSFSDDEDDFNPKRT encoded by the coding sequence ATGGCAGAAATAGGTCAGGAGACCTCAGACATGAGTCAAGATTCAAACTCATTAACAGCATCTTCGACAACTTCATCTAGCAGCTCTGTTGACGAACAACCGCCTTTGACACCACAGTCAACGATAGACTCCAACCAAGATTCAAACGCACCAACAGCATCTTCGACACCTTCATCTAGCAGCTCTGATAACGAGCAGGCACCTATGTCAACAGAGTCAACGTTAGACTCCAACCAAGATTCAAACGCACCAACAGCATCTTCGACACCTTCATCTAGTAGCTCTGTTGACGAGCAGACACCTATGTCACCACAGTCAACGTTAGACCCCAACGAAGATTCACACTCACCAACAGCACCTTCGACACCTTCATCTAGCAGCTCTATTGACTCCAGTCAGGTATCAAGTTCAGATAATGACGTCCAATCTTCTGACAAAGGatataattttagaaatgaagATTTTAATCACATGAGCGAGTTCAATACAGAAAGAAAGGAAACAAGCAGTTCAGGCAGCCCAGCTTCTATCCAAAGTTTTTCTGATGACGAGGATGATTTTAACCCGAAAAGAACATAG
- the LOC123554627 gene encoding uncharacterized protein LOC123554627, translating to MDIILRTILLALILTTVIELSTLFGLVVYWRVAREVPVQPRLCFPSSAFASNVNVLQKLEQENDVYCGNASYVLDILVNKTVADKYNNNANPEYSTLDITGDSCATSGTDASLLKLDSISLHAKPVPGKPTQIYWKSKTALNKTKDMRFLED from the exons ATGGATATTATCTTG agAACCATTCTACTTGCACTAATACTGACAACAGTAATAGAGCTGTCAACACTTTTTGGACTGGTAGTCTACTGGCGAGTTGCTAGAGAGGTCCCAGTACAGCCAAGATTGTGTTTTCCGTCATCTGCTTTCGCCAGTAatgttaatgttttacaaaagttGGAACAGGAGAATGACGTGTATTGTGGCAATGCCAGCTATGTGCTAGATATACTTGTGAACAAG aCTGTTGCAGACAAATACAACAATAACGCAAATCCAG aatATTCAACCCTAGACATAACAGGAGATAGCTGTGCAACTTCCGGCACAGATGCGTCATTGTTGAAATTAGACAGTATTTCATTGCATGCTAAACCCG TACCTGGAAAACCAACACAAATATACTGGAAATCAAAAACAGCATTAAACAAAACGAAAGATATGCGATTCTTAGAGGATTAA